Proteins from a genomic interval of Erwinia sp. SLM-02:
- a CDS encoding GNAT family N-acetyltransferase → MIIRPYTEADRPFLRTLFLASRRHSWTWLDDSDWRLEDFDQATLGEHILVAEQDGHRVGFAAVLEQDNFLHSLFVDPDWQGSGAGSALLQAVQRSFTSTGALKCLAENLQAQSFYKKHGWRTVAQGESEQGEYLLMHFVL, encoded by the coding sequence ATGATTATCCGCCCCTACACCGAAGCCGACCGCCCTTTCCTGCGCACGCTGTTTTTAGCATCGCGCCGGCACAGCTGGACGTGGCTGGACGACAGCGACTGGCGTTTAGAGGATTTTGACCAGGCCACCCTGGGTGAGCACATCCTTGTCGCGGAGCAGGATGGTCATCGTGTGGGCTTCGCCGCCGTGCTGGAGCAGGATAACTTTCTGCACAGTCTGTTTGTTGACCCCGACTGGCAGGGTAGCGGTGCCGGAAGCGCCCTTCTCCAGGCTGTCCAGCGGTCATTTACCTCCACCGGCGCGCTCAAGTGTCTGGCTGAAAACCTGCAGGCGCAAAGCTTCTATAAGAAGCACGGCTGGCGAACCGTGGCGCAGGGAGAGAGTGAACAGGGCGAGTATCTTTTGATGCACTTTGTGCTTTAG
- a CDS encoding trimeric intracellular cation channel family protein: protein MLNIFHTVDLVGTFAFALSGATAGVKEDFDLFGVFVLTAVTAVGGGVMRDICIGALPPAGLVSLSYLLAIVAAVICVAFFQRLILSFERATLFFDALGLGFFAAFGANKTWQHTQNVELSILLGCVSAVGGGCLRDLMTGRPPSIFSQDIYASAALIGAAIEISGSAGYIPQVYSAWAAIIICTLLRLLALKYKIGLPSIRHNGL, encoded by the coding sequence ATGCTCAACATTTTCCACACCGTCGATCTGGTCGGGACGTTTGCTTTCGCACTGAGCGGGGCGACTGCCGGGGTCAAAGAGGATTTTGATCTGTTTGGTGTGTTCGTACTGACGGCCGTCACCGCCGTTGGAGGTGGCGTAATGCGCGATATCTGCATCGGCGCGTTACCGCCGGCCGGTCTGGTCAGCCTCAGCTATCTGCTGGCGATCGTGGCGGCAGTGATCTGCGTGGCGTTTTTTCAACGACTCATCCTCTCATTCGAACGCGCGACGCTGTTTTTTGATGCGCTGGGCCTGGGATTTTTTGCCGCTTTTGGCGCCAATAAAACCTGGCAACACACGCAAAATGTCGAGCTGTCGATACTGCTCGGCTGCGTCAGCGCGGTCGGCGGAGGATGCCTGCGTGACCTGATGACCGGCAGGCCGCCTTCCATATTCAGTCAGGATATTTACGCCAGCGCGGCGTTAATCGGCGCAGCAATAGAAATCAGCGGTTCAGCGGGGTACATTCCGCAGGTCTACAGCGCCTGGGCGGCGATTATTATCTGCACGCTGCTGCGCCTGCTGGCGTTGAAATATAAAATCGGCTTGCCGTCCATCAGGCATAACGGACTATAA